A stretch of Lathyrus oleraceus cultivar Zhongwan6 chromosome 6, CAAS_Psat_ZW6_1.0, whole genome shotgun sequence DNA encodes these proteins:
- the LOC127095798 gene encoding secreted RxLR effector protein 161-like: MYGCKPIGIPLVVNEKLKKEDGGRLVDASMYRSLVGSLFYLTASRPNLMFAASLLSRFMSKPSHLHLGAAKRVLRYVMGTMEHGIRFEKNSKLEAKDYCDSDWVISVDDMKSTSGYVFNLGSSVISWCSKKQDTVAQSSAEAEYLAAGLAT, from the coding sequence ATGTATGGCTGCAAACCTATTGGTATTCCTTTAGTGGTGAATGAAAAATTAAAGAAGGAAGATGGTGGAAGATTAGTAGATGCAAGCATGTATAGAAGTTTGGTTGGAAGTTTGTTTTATCTTACAGCTTCAAGGCCTAATTTAATGTTTGCTGCTAGTTTACTCTCAAGATTCATGAGTAAACCAAGTCATTTACATCTTGGGGCAGCAAAAAGAGTTCTAAGGTATGTCATGGGAACCATGGAGCATGGAATCAGATTTGAGAAGAATTCTAAACTTGAAGCTAAAGACTATTGTGATAGTGATTGGGTCATAAGTGTTGATGATATGAAGAGCACTTCAGGTTATGTATTCAACCTCGGTTCAAGTGTGATCTCTTGGTGCTCAAAGAAGCAAGATACTGTGGCACAATCTTCAGCTGAAGCTGAGTATTTAGCAGCTGGTTTGGCTACATGA
- the LOC127098275 gene encoding hydroquinone glucosyltransferase isoform X2: MIQPSKTIFHASNIFILINYKNNTRQISQNHILNTNIVAHVYLGEFCFSFLFTSPRKRKALPFLDHKNTLLDKLTFQQISMDKRIHIAVVAGVGYSHLVPILQFSKLLVHLHPYFHVTCFIPTLGSPPTASKTILQTLPSNINCTFLPPVDPKDLSLPQGSALALQLQLTVNHSLQSIHQALKSLTLTTRFVALVVDSFATEALDLAKEFNMLSYVYFPSGVTALSSYLNFLKLDKETSCEYRDLPDAIQIPGCVPIHGRDLVDQAQDRSSQSYKFLLRRVERFRLFDGVIVNSFLEIEKGPIEAMTEEGSENPPLYAVGPIIQMQTKYGDDANRLLECLSWLNKQQPCSVLYVSFGSGGTLSQEQIYELALGLELSDHKFLWVVRSPSSAANTAYLSPQNEVDPLKFLPSGFSERTKEKGLVIPSWAPQIQILSHSSVGGFLTHCGWNSTLESVVHGVPLITWPLFAEQRTNAVFLSEGLKVGLRPRLNKNGIAEKDQIARLIKCLMEGEEGGEMRNRVKELKEAANSALKEDGSSTKTLSQLALKWRNLITRLCSLQASGVYFG; encoded by the exons ATGATTCAACCTTCAAAAACCATTTTTCACGCCTCCAACATATTTATATTAATAAATTACAAAAATAATACTAGACAAATAAGCCAAAACCATATACTTAATACTAATATTGTAGCACATGTATACTTAGGTgagttttgtttttcttttcttttcacaAGTCCCCGAAAAAGAAAGGCTTTACCATTTTTAGATCATAAAAACACTTTGCTGGATAAGCTAACTTTCCAACAAATTTCCATGGATAAAAGGATTCATATCGCAGTTGTTGCAGGTGTTGGATATAGCCACTTGGTACCTATTCTTCAATTCTCCAAACTACTTGTTCACCTTCATCCATACTTTCATGTCACATGTTTCATTCCTACACTTGGGTCTCCACCAACTGCCTCTAAAACAATCCTTCAAACTCTTCCATCAAACATCAACTGTACATTTCTTCCACCAGTGGATCCCAAGGACCTATCACTGCCACAAGGTTCTGCTTTAGCATTGCAACTTCAGCTCACAGTGAACCACTCATTGCAATCTATACACCAGGCTTTGAAATCATTAACTTTAACGACACGCTTTGTTGCCTTGGTGGTTGATTCATTCGCCACCGAAGCACTAGATTTGGCTAAGGAATTCAACATGTTGTCCTATGTTTACTTTCCTTCTGGAGTCACCGCTTTGTCCTCGTACTTGAATTTTCTCAAATTGGATAAGGAAACATCATGTGAGTACAGAGATCTGCCGGATGCTATTCAAATACCAGGTTGTGTGCCAATTCACGGTCGGGATCtagttgatcaagctcaagatAGATCAAGTCAATCTTACAAATTCTTACTCCGACGTGTTGAAAGATTTCGTCTTTTTGATGGTGTTATTGTTAATAGCTTTCTAGAAATTGAAAAAGGTCCTATAGAAGCAATGACAGAAGAAGGAAGTGAAAACCCTCCTTTGTATGCTGTTGGACCCATTATCCAAATGCAAACAAAGTATGGTGATGATGCTAATAGGTTGTTGGAATGTCTGTCATGGTTGAATAAACAACAACCCTGTTCAGTTTTATATGTTTCTTTCGGGAGTGGTGGCACGCTTTCGCAAGAACAAATTTATGAATTAGCTTTGGGTTTGGAATTGAGTGATCATAAATTCTTATGGGTTGTAAGATCACCAAGTAGTGCAGCCAACACTGCATATCTTTCACCACAAAATGAGGTTGATCCTTTGAAATTTCTACCATCTGGATTTTCTGAGAGGACCAAAGAAAAAGGTTTGGTCATTCCATCATGGGCACCCCAGATTCAAATCCTTAGTCACAGTTCAGTTGGCGGGTTCTTGACTCACTGTGGTTGGAATTCAACCCTTGAGAGTGTGGTGCATGGTGTGCCACTAATCACATGGCCTCTTTTTGCCGAGCAGAGAACGAATGCGGTTTTTCTGAGTGAAGGCCTCAAAGTGGGACTAAGGCCAAGACTTAATAAGAATGGTATTGCGGAAAAAGATCAAATTGCTAGGTTGATCAAGTGTCTCATGGAAGGGGAAGAAGGCGGGGAAATGCGCAATAGAGTGAAAGAATTGAAAGAAGCTGCTAATAGTGCACTTAAAGAAGATGGCTCTTCTACAAAGACTCTATCTCAATTAGCACTCAAGTGGAGAAATTTG ATAACTAGACTATGCTCATTACAAGCTTCTGGTGTATACTTTG GCTGA
- the LOC127098275 gene encoding hydroquinone glucosyltransferase isoform X1 produces the protein MIQPSKTIFHASNIFILINYKNNTRQISQNHILNTNIVAHVYLGEFCFSFLFTSPRKRKALPFLDHKNTLLDKLTFQQISMDKRIHIAVVAGVGYSHLVPILQFSKLLVHLHPYFHVTCFIPTLGSPPTASKTILQTLPSNINCTFLPPVDPKDLSLPQGSALALQLQLTVNHSLQSIHQALKSLTLTTRFVALVVDSFATEALDLAKEFNMLSYVYFPSGVTALSSYLNFLKLDKETSCEYRDLPDAIQIPGCVPIHGRDLVDQAQDRSSQSYKFLLRRVERFRLFDGVIVNSFLEIEKGPIEAMTEEGSENPPLYAVGPIIQMQTKYGDDANRLLECLSWLNKQQPCSVLYVSFGSGGTLSQEQIYELALGLELSDHKFLWVVRSPSSAANTAYLSPQNEVDPLKFLPSGFSERTKEKGLVIPSWAPQIQILSHSSVGGFLTHCGWNSTLESVVHGVPLITWPLFAEQRTNAVFLSEGLKVGLRPRLNKNGIAEKDQIARLIKCLMEGEEGGEMRNRVKELKEAANSALKEDGSSTKTLSQLALKWRNLITRLCSLQASGVYFDKLV, from the exons ATGATTCAACCTTCAAAAACCATTTTTCACGCCTCCAACATATTTATATTAATAAATTACAAAAATAATACTAGACAAATAAGCCAAAACCATATACTTAATACTAATATTGTAGCACATGTATACTTAGGTgagttttgtttttcttttcttttcacaAGTCCCCGAAAAAGAAAGGCTTTACCATTTTTAGATCATAAAAACACTTTGCTGGATAAGCTAACTTTCCAACAAATTTCCATGGATAAAAGGATTCATATCGCAGTTGTTGCAGGTGTTGGATATAGCCACTTGGTACCTATTCTTCAATTCTCCAAACTACTTGTTCACCTTCATCCATACTTTCATGTCACATGTTTCATTCCTACACTTGGGTCTCCACCAACTGCCTCTAAAACAATCCTTCAAACTCTTCCATCAAACATCAACTGTACATTTCTTCCACCAGTGGATCCCAAGGACCTATCACTGCCACAAGGTTCTGCTTTAGCATTGCAACTTCAGCTCACAGTGAACCACTCATTGCAATCTATACACCAGGCTTTGAAATCATTAACTTTAACGACACGCTTTGTTGCCTTGGTGGTTGATTCATTCGCCACCGAAGCACTAGATTTGGCTAAGGAATTCAACATGTTGTCCTATGTTTACTTTCCTTCTGGAGTCACCGCTTTGTCCTCGTACTTGAATTTTCTCAAATTGGATAAGGAAACATCATGTGAGTACAGAGATCTGCCGGATGCTATTCAAATACCAGGTTGTGTGCCAATTCACGGTCGGGATCtagttgatcaagctcaagatAGATCAAGTCAATCTTACAAATTCTTACTCCGACGTGTTGAAAGATTTCGTCTTTTTGATGGTGTTATTGTTAATAGCTTTCTAGAAATTGAAAAAGGTCCTATAGAAGCAATGACAGAAGAAGGAAGTGAAAACCCTCCTTTGTATGCTGTTGGACCCATTATCCAAATGCAAACAAAGTATGGTGATGATGCTAATAGGTTGTTGGAATGTCTGTCATGGTTGAATAAACAACAACCCTGTTCAGTTTTATATGTTTCTTTCGGGAGTGGTGGCACGCTTTCGCAAGAACAAATTTATGAATTAGCTTTGGGTTTGGAATTGAGTGATCATAAATTCTTATGGGTTGTAAGATCACCAAGTAGTGCAGCCAACACTGCATATCTTTCACCACAAAATGAGGTTGATCCTTTGAAATTTCTACCATCTGGATTTTCTGAGAGGACCAAAGAAAAAGGTTTGGTCATTCCATCATGGGCACCCCAGATTCAAATCCTTAGTCACAGTTCAGTTGGCGGGTTCTTGACTCACTGTGGTTGGAATTCAACCCTTGAGAGTGTGGTGCATGGTGTGCCACTAATCACATGGCCTCTTTTTGCCGAGCAGAGAACGAATGCGGTTTTTCTGAGTGAAGGCCTCAAAGTGGGACTAAGGCCAAGACTTAATAAGAATGGTATTGCGGAAAAAGATCAAATTGCTAGGTTGATCAAGTGTCTCATGGAAGGGGAAGAAGGCGGGGAAATGCGCAATAGAGTGAAAGAATTGAAAGAAGCTGCTAATAGTGCACTTAAAGAAGATGGCTCTTCTACAAAGACTCTATCTCAATTAGCACTCAAGTGGAGAAATTTG ATAACTAGACTATGCTCATTACAAGCTTCTGGTGTATACTTTG ATAAACTGGTATAA